The following DNA comes from Fusarium fujikuroi IMI 58289 draft genome, chromosome FFUJ_chr03.
ACTTGCGAGGCCAgacccttgttcttctccttcattgAGCCCAAAGACTGTGTCAACTCGACGACCTTGTTTTCGAGCTTGTAAGAAATCTGCTTCAAGTCACGAGCCTCCTCACGAATCTTCTTATAGTCCTTTCGAGCACTTCTTCCGCGCCACAAGCTCTGGATGAGGACAACCTTGTTGCGGTATTGTCTCCAAGCTCGCAATTGTCGTCGTGATCTCCAAGAACGCTGGATCTTGAGAGCAGCATTGCCGAGACGCTCCTCCATGATGTTCTTTCGTCGGAGATATCCCTTGGCGGCAGACTCAAAGAGAACCATATCTTTCCGGATTTGTTGATAGGCCTTACGTTGCTTGGATCCCTTCCAGACTCGCTGGATGGTAGTGGCAGCCCTGATAGTGCGAAGCTCCTGGACCTGTTTCCTGGCCTTCCATGACCTGATAGCAGACTGAGTCATGACAATGGCCTCACGGGCGTCAAGATAGCGTCGTCGGTAATATTTGGCTCTCAAGTTCTTCTGAATCATGATAGCGCAGTCATTAAGTCGAGTGGTGCGGAGGTTCTCCAGGAAAGCAAGCATACCAGCTCGGAAGAAAATCTTGGTGAGACCAAGCTGGTACTTGTCCATACCCTTGCTGCTACTTGTTCCGAGAGCCTTCTTAAGGATAGCATCGGCCATCTCGCGGATCTCCGAAGTCCACTGATCAGACTTCACAAGCATGTAGTAACGAAGGGCAAACTCCTCGTATGTCCAACGAGTAGGGTAACCAGCACAACTAATGCGAACCGTCTCGAGGACACCACAAGCACGAAGCTGGCTAAGAACCATGGGTCCCTCAAACTTCCATgcctccttggcctcattAGGCTTGATACATCGGATGTAGTGGACATCAGTATTGTTGATAGTGCTCATAAGCTCGATGAGCGAAGATCGGAAAATACCTCCCAAAGTGGGCTTTCTGTTGACAGCCACGCCGATCTTCCTACCAGCGGCGGGCTTAACGGAGCTGGAACTTGATGAGGCGGCATCCTTTTCTCGTACAGCTGAGGCAGCATCCAGAACAGTCTTCAAGAACTCGTTGCTTGTGGCACGCAGAACAGCCATGTGCTCGTCAGGGACGGTATCTCGGTTCTTCTCAATGAAGCCCTCAGATTCGTAGGTAACGTCAATGGCATAATGGCAAACGGTGAAAGCAGATTTTCCGAACCGAGGCTTCTTGTAGAACTTGTGCTTGTCGGGAGTAAAGTTGTGGTGAAGCTTAGTAACGAACTGCTCATCAGATCCCATGGGAAGACGAGACTCTTCGTCAAGCAGAGACAGAATACCCATGCGACCCTCAATCAGGTCGATACAAGGCTGGTTGTCGGAGAAGTCGATGAAGGTCCAGTCAATCTCTTCCCTGAGGTATTCCTCCTGCTCCAGCTTGAAGACGTGCTGGTTGAATTCTTGCTGCAGCTTTTCGTTGGCATAGTTAATACAGAACTGTTCGAAAGAGTTCTTGGCGAAATGCTCGAAACCATAGATATCCAAAACACCAATAAATGAGACAACTCTGTTCAACACTTCCTCAGCAGCCAAACTAtggttgatgatatcgacaagCCAGTCGAACAAGCTTGAGTAGATGAACTTGGCAACGGAATCTCGAACGACGATGGCCTGCGCTTGGCTGAGATTGGAGGTGATCTTCTCACCACGGGTAacgagctgcttcttgacgatCCATCGGGCAAACTCCTCGGCCTTGACCCCGAGAATGGCACAGGCACGCTCCAAAGAAGGTTCGTTGGGGGCCAAAACACTGTCGTTTCGGGATGCAGTGATCTTCACGTTTCCGAGGTGCAGGAGGCCAGCcaacagcttgaagatgtcagCCTGCTGGGCATCTGTGACACCAATTGTTGACAGCGACTTCTTGGTAGCCTCGAACTCGGCCTTGTCATCCACACCGTCGATTGTTGGGCAGTTTCCTTGGTTCAGGTACTCGAACTCCTCGATAGGCAGCAGGTTAAGCTCCTCGCGCTGTTGCTCTGACGCACCAGCGACAAGCTGGTAGAAAATGTGGTAGTTTCGCTCCTTGAGGGGCTGGAAAACCAACCGAGAACGCTCGAGAAGGTATGTCCTGATCTTGGCACCGATAATATTTGTGTGCTCGTCAAACATAATCTCAATGTACTTTCCGAATCGTGACGAGTTATCGTTTCGAGTCGTCTTGGCGTTACCGAACGCTTCCATGATAGGGTTAGTCGCAAGGATCTGCTCTTCCGTCTCACTCATGGACTCGGCTCCTCGTTTGGAGCGTCCACCAGGGTTATCAGGCGACTCTCTGGTAGCGAAGTATCGCATGATGTACTTAGCACTGACAGTCTTGCCAGCACCAGACTCTCCAGAGACAACCACtgtctggttcttcttgtcgcgGACCATGTCCCTGAGCGTCAAGTCAGTATGGAGTTGTGTTGGCATGTGAAAGTGCATGCTTACATGAAGGCCTCTTCAGCAATAGCGAACAAGTGGGGAGCTTGTGTCGCTCGCTGTCTTCCAGCATAAACCTGTACCATGCCGGGAACGTAGAGGGAATCGA
Coding sequences within:
- a CDS encoding probable myosin MYO2, translated to MASAYEVGTRAWQPDTAEGWVASELINKTVDGSKVKLTFQLENGDTKDIEVTAEALQSGNDPSLPPLMNPTMLEASDDLTNLSHLNEPAVLQAIRLRYLQKEIYTYSGIVLIATNPFARVDSLYVPGMVQVYAGRQRATQAPHLFAIAEEAFMDMVRDKKNQTVVVSGESGAGKTVSAKYIMRYFATRESPDNPGGRSKRGAESMSETEEQILATNPIMEAFGNAKTTRNDNSSRFGKYIEIMFDEHTNIIGAKIRTYLLERSRLVFQPLKERNYHIFYQLVAGASEQQREELNLLPIEEFEYLNQGNCPTIDGVDDKAEFEATKKSLSTIGVTDAQQADIFKLLAGLLHLGNVKITASRNDSVLAPNEPSLERACAILGVKAEEFARWIVKKQLVTRGEKITSNLSQAQAIVVRDSVAKFIYSSLFDWLVDIINHSLAAEEVLNRVVSFIGVLDIYGFEHFAKNSFEQFCINYANEKLQQEFNQHVFKLEQEEYLREEIDWTFIDFSDNQPCIDLIEGRMGILSLLDEESRLPMGSDEQFVTKLHHNFTPDKHKFYKKPRFGKSAFTVCHYAIDVTYESEGFIEKNRDTVPDEHMAVLRATSNEFLKTVLDAASAVREKDAASSSSSSVKPAAGRKIGVAVNRKPTLGGIFRSSLIELMSTINNTDVHYIRCIKPNEAKEAWKFEGPMVLSQLRACGVLETVRISCAGYPTRWTYEEFALRYYMLVKSDQWTSEIREMADAILKKALGTSSSKGMDKYQLGLTKIFFRAGMLAFLENLRTTRLNDCAIMIQKNLRAKYYRRRYLDAREAIVMTQSAIRSWKARKQVQELRTIRAATTIQRVWKGSKQRKAYQQIRKDMVLFESAAKGYLRRKNIMEERLGNAALKIQRSWRSRRQLRAWRQYRNKVVLIQSLWRGRSARKDYKKIREEARDLKQISYKLENKVVELTQSLGSMKEKNKGLASQVENYEGQIKSWKKRHNDLEARTKELQTEANQAGIAVARLQAMEDEMKKLQIAFDESTANIKRMQEEERELRESLRATNSELETARRSSTQHEKDNMSLRQELESLRDALELARRNAPINGELANGTTPAAAAPSGLINLVSSKKPKRRSAGAEPRELDRFSGTYNPRPVSMAVTGTAHRQNLSGSTFLPGVDNIEMELETLLADEDGLNEEVTMGLIRNLKIPSPSSTPPPSDKEVLFPSYLINLVTSEMWNNGFVKESERFLANVMQSIQQEVMQHDGDEAINPGAFWLSNVHEMLSFVFLAEDWYEAQKSDNYEYDRLLEIVKHDLESLEFNIYHTWMKVLKKKLHKMIIPAIIESQSLPGFVTNESSRFLGKLLQSNSTPAYSMDNLLSLLNSVFRAMKAYYLEDSIITQTITELLRLVGVTAFNDLLMRRNFLSWKRGLQINYNITRIEEWCKSHDMPEGTLQLEHLMQATKLLQLKKATLNDIEIIQDICWMLSPNQIQKLLNQYLVADYEQPINGEIMKAVASRVTEKSDVLLLQAVDMDDSGPYEIAEPRVITALETYTPSWLQTPRLKRLAEIVSAQAIAQQEKFDYTDGEDYEDGQPQHHELAGVDEVETES